GACGTCGATCTCGATGTGCCGGAAGGCCTTGAGGTGAAGACGCCCGACCAGACCACCGTGGAAATCTCTGGCATCGACAAGCAGGCCGTTGGCCAGTTTGCCGCAGAGGTTCGCCGCTGGCGCAAGCCCGAACCCTATAAGGGCAAGGGTATCAAGTACCGCGGCGAGTACATCTTCCGCAAGGAAGGGAAGAAGAAGTAAGATGGCAAAGCTTTCCCTTTTCGAACGCCGTCGTCGCCGGGTCCGCACTGCGCTCCGCGCCCGTGCGGGCGGCAAGCCCCGCCTGTCGGTGCACCGCACCGGCAAGCACATCTATGCGCAGGTTATCGACGATGCCGCCGGCAAGACCGTTGCCGCCGCCAGCACGCTGGGCGCAAAGAGTTCGGGTGCGAATGTCGATGCCGCGCAGCAGGTCGGCAAGGACATCGCCGCCGCTGCCAAGAAGGCCGGCGTCACCACTGTCGTTTTCGATCGCGGCGGTTTCCTGTTCCATGGTCGCGTCAAGGC
The sequence above is a segment of the Croceicoccus naphthovorans genome. Coding sequences within it:
- the rplR gene encoding 50S ribosomal protein L18, with the translated sequence MAKLSLFERRRRRVRTALRARAGGKPRLSVHRTGKHIYAQVIDDAAGKTVAAASTLGAKSSGANVDAAQQVGKDIAAAAKKAGVTTVVFDRGGFLFHGRVKALADAAREGGLEF